In one window of Chryseobacterium sp. JV274 DNA:
- the tssD gene encoding type VI secretion system tube protein TssD, translating into MAERNSRGILKFNNGEGQKLLKMNYSVSRSTDVSGRVASDPSNALIKVTVEATEKSDILESLLNGKYKPTVGEITFNKSHEEGTLITLNWQNGYVIQHQVDFDAIDSNSMLISFVISAETIDYGTSQYAGLWPSS; encoded by the coding sequence ATGGCCGAAAGAAATTCAAGAGGAATCTTAAAATTCAACAACGGTGAAGGACAGAAGTTGTTAAAAATGAATTACAGCGTATCCAGATCTACAGACGTATCAGGACGTGTAGCATCAGATCCTTCTAATGCACTGATCAAAGTCACAGTAGAGGCTACTGAAAAATCTGATATTCTTGAAAGTTTATTAAATGGTAAATACAAACCTACAGTGGGAGAGATTACATTCAATAAATCTCACGAAGAAGGAACATTGATTACTTTGAACTGGCAGAACGGATATGTAATTCAACACCAGGTTGATTTTGATGCAATAGACAGCAATAGCATGCTTATCAGCTTTGTAATCAGTGCAGAAACCATTGACTATGGTACTTCTCAGTACGCTGGACTATGGCCGTCAAGCTAA